The genomic segment GACCCGCCGCGCCCTCGACGTACGCCCCGGTACGCCTCGGGACGCGGCGGGCTCGGCTCCCATCCCGTCGGGCTCGCACCTCGCCGCGCCTCGTCGTCGGTGTCCCCGAGCTCGCTCCCGCCATGAGCCATGTAGAATCGCGCCCGCGGAGGAAGATCAATTTGAGCGCCAACGCATCGTACGATTTCGTCGTCATCGGCTCGGGACCGGGCGGTTACGTCGCCGCGATCCGGGCTTCGCAGCTCGGATTGAGGACCGCCATCGTCGAAAAGGACCCGGTGCTCGGGGGAGTCTGCACGCTCCGCGGCTGCATTCCGACGAAAGCGCTCCTCCACGCCGCCGACGTTCTCGAGGAAGCCCGCCACGGCGGCGACATCGGCGTCGTGGCGAAGGAGATCCGATTCGAGCTCTCGGCGGCGATGAAGCACAAGGCGAAAGTCGTGCGGCAGAGCAGCAACGGAATCGGCTTCCTCATGAAGAAGAACAAGATCGACGTCCTCACGGGGTTCGGATCCCTTCTCGACGCGCACACGGTTTCGGTGAAGGGGGAGTCGGGGGAAACGCGGCTCGGGGCGAAATTCGTGGTCATCGCGACGGGGTCGAAGCCGCGGGCGCTCCCGATCATCCCGACGGACCACCAGACCGTGCTCGATTCGGACTCGATTCTCGAGCTGACCGAAGTTCCGAAGTCGCTCGTCGTGATCGGCTCGGGCGCGGTGGGCGTCGAATTCGCGTCGATGTTCTCGCGATTCGGGGCGAAGACGACGATCATCGAGATGCTCCCCCGCCTGGTCCCGATCGAGGACGAGGAGATCTCCCGGGAGCTCGCCTCGGCGTTTCGGAAGCAGGGGATCGCCTCCTTCGTGGACACGAAGGTCGAAAAGGTGGAAAAGGCCGCCGCGGGCGTGGAGGTGATCGCCCGGACGTCGGCGGGAAAGACCGAGACGATCAAGGCCGAAAAACTCCTCGTCGCCGTCGGGCGCCAGCCGCTCTCGCAGAACCTCGGTCTCGAAGCGCTCGGCATCGCGACCGAGCGCGGGTACGTCAGGATCGACGATCGTTGCCGCACGTCGGTGCCGAACGTGTTCGCGATCGGCGACGTCGTCCCGACGCCGTGGCTCGCGCACGTCGCATCGGCCGAGGGCGTGGTCGCCGCGGAGACAGCCGCCGGCGCGCCGACGTTTCCCCTCAACTACGACCAGATTCCGGGATGCACCTACTGCCATCCCGAGATCGGGTCGATCGGACTCACGGAGGCGAAGGCGCGGGAACGGGGGCACGACGTCGTCGTCGGGAAGTTCCCCTTCACGGCGAGCGGAAAGGCCCGCTGCCTCGACGACACGCAGGGCTTCGTGAAGATCGTGAGCGACCGGAAATACGGGGAGGTGCTGGGCGTCCACATCATCGGTCCGACGGCGACCGAGCTCGTCGCGGAGGCGGGAGCCGCGATGAAGCTCGAAGCGACCGCGGAAGACCTCGTCCGGACGATCCATGCGCATCCCACGCTGTCGGAGGCGGTGCACGAGGCCGCGGAAGCGATCGCCGACGGCCACTCGATCCACATTTAGGGGCGGGCTCGACGTCCGTTTTTCGGTACGCCTCACCGCCGGCCGGCAACCCGCATCCCGCCGGGCTCGTGCCTCGCCGCGCCTCGACGTCGATTCGACGGAGTGACGGGTGAGGAAGTCGCGTCGCTTTCACGTAAAATGCTCTGTTCGGGGGTGATTGATCCGATGTCCCTAGACCGACCCGCTCCCGCCGACCTGTCGGCTCTGCGCATCCATCGCGACCGCGAGCCGAGGAAGCCCGTCGGGATGCTGATCTTCTTCGCGATCCTGGCCGTCGCGATCGGCGCGGGGATCTACGTGGTCGCGAGCGGCGTCTTCACGGTGCGAACCGTGGAAACCGTCTCCGCCGCGGTCGTCACCGAGGGGCAGGCGGAAACGATTCTTTCGGCGACCGGGTACGTCGAGGCGGACACGAAAGCCGATCTCTCTCCGAAGATCACGTCGAAGGTCACCGCCCTCTACGTCACCGAGGGCGACACGGTGAAGAAGGGCCAGGTCCTCGCCCGCCTCGATCGGACCGACCTCGACGCGCAGCTCGCCGACGCGAAGGCGTCGTGGGTCAACGCCCAGGCGGAATTGAAGCGCCAGAAGGCGCTGCTCTCGGAGGGCCTGACGCCCCAGTCCGCCGTGGACTCCGCGATCGCCGCCGAGGCTTCCGCGCGGGCGAAGGTGCACTACGTCGAAGCGCAGCAGGACTACGCCGAGATCCGCGCTCCCTTCGCCGGCCGGGTGATCGCCAAACGCGCGCACGTCGGCGAGGCCGTCTCCCCGTACGGAGCGCCGGGACAGGGCTCGTCGAACGGCGGCGCGATCGTCACGCTCGTCGATTTCTCGACGCTGTACGTCGGCGCCGACGTCAACGAGTCGAACCTGGGCCGGTTGCAGCCGAACCAGCCGGCGGAGATCGTCCTCGACGCCTATCCGGACCACACCTACCACGGCCACCTGCTCCAGGTGATTCCGACGGCCGACCGTTCGAAGGGGACCGTCAAGGTGAAAGTCGCCTTCGAAGATCCGGATGCGAAGATCCTCCCGGAGATGTCGGCGCGCGTGAACTTCACGGCGAAGAAGACGACCGGAACGGCCGCGGCGAAGACGCGCGTCACGATCCCGAAGAGCGCGCTCGCAAACGTCGACGGGCGCAGCGGCGTGTATCTCGTCGCGGGAGGCCGAGCGCTCTTCCGGGAGATCGAGCCCGGCGCGGAGAATTCGGGGCAGCTCGAGGTCCGCTCGGGACTCCAGGGAGGAGAACGGCTCGTCGCGGAGCCGGCGAAGTCGGGCGTCCGGAACGGGGAGAAGGTCAAGGTCAAAGGAGACTGAGATGGCGTCGCTGATTTCGATCGAGCACCTGACCAAGATCTACCGCCGCGGCGCGGAGGAGATCACCGTCCTCCAGGACCTCGTCCTCGAGGTGCCGGAAGGGGAATACGTCGCACTGATGGGACCGTCGGGCTCGGGCAAGACGACGCTCCTGAACCTCATCGCGGGAATCGATTCCCCCACGCGCGGCCGCGTGATCGTCGCCGGGACCGACATCGGACGGCTGTCGCAGACCGAGCTCGCGCGCTGGCGCGCCGAGACCGTCGGGTTCATCTTCCAGCTCTACAACCTGATCCCCGTCCTGACGGCGTTCGAGAACGTCGAGCTGCCGCTGCTGCTGACGCACCTCTCGAAGAAGCAGCGTCGCGAGCACGTCGAGACGGCGCTCTCGATCGTCGGACTCGCCGACCGGATGAAACACTACCCGCGGCAGCTCTCCGGCGGACAGGAGCAGCGCGTGGCGATCGCGAGGGCGATCGTCACCGATCCGAAGCTCCTCGTGGCGGACGAGCCGACCGGCGATCTCGACGCGAAATCGGGCGAGGACGTGCTGACGCTCATGAACCGGCTCAACAAGGAGTTCGGAAAGACGATCGTGATGGTCACGCACGACCCGAAGGCGGCGGCGCACGCGCACCGCCTCGTGCATCTGGAGAAGGGCGTGCTCGTCGAGCAGCAGTCCGGCGAGAGCGCCGGACGCGCCCGGACGGCCCCGTGAAGTTCTTCCGCCTCGTCTGGAAGAACGTCTTCCGGAAGAAGACCCGCACGTTCCTGACGATGGGATCGATCGTCCTCGTTCTCGTGCTCATCGTCATCCTCGCGTCGCTGCTCAAGGCTCTGGAATACGACCAGAACGCCGGCGGAAACCGCATCGTCGTGCAGCACGCCACGGGGCTCGCGAACTTCATGCCGCTCGGCTACCGTCAGCGCATCGAACAGATTCCGGGCGTCGTCGCGGTCGCTCCCGAAGTCTGGTTCGGCGGGATCTGGAAAGACGACAAGCCCGAGAACTTCTTCGGGCAGCTCTCGACCGACCCCATGGTCTGGCCGAAGATTTTCGACGACTACGCGATCCCCGCCGACCAGGTGAAGACGTGGCAGAACGAGCGCGACGCCTTCATCGCGGGACAGGAGCTCGTGAACCGGTATCACTGGAAACTCGGCGACCGGATCCAGATCCGCGGCACGTACATCTCGCTGACGCTCGACCTCGTGCTCCGGGGCGTCTATCGCTCCAAGGACGAGGCGAACATCTTCTTCCACAACGAGTACCTCGAGAACTCGTGGATCGGCACGCGCGGACAAACCGGGATCTTCTACCTGAAGGCGTCCTCCCCCTCGGAAGTGCAGCCGGTGACCGAGGCGATCAACCGGATGTTCGAGAACTCGTCGGCGCCCACGAAGGCGATGTCGGAGCAGCAGTTCCAGCTGCAGTTCGTCGAGATGCTCGGGAACGTCAAGCTGATCATCCGCCTGATTTCGCTCGCCGTGCTCTTCGTGATCGTTCTCATCGTCGCCAACACGATGGCGATGTCCGCGCGCGAGCGGGTCACGGAGATCGCGGTCCTGCGGGCGCTCGGCTTCCTGCGCCGCCAGGTTCTCTCCATCGTGCTCCTCGAGGCTGTCGTGCTCGCGCTCCTGGGCGGGGTCGTCGGCGTGCTCCTGTCGCTTCCGATGGTGCACGGAATCGTCGAAGGGCTGAAGCACTCCCCGGCCGCGACGTTCACGTACAACTTCAAGGTGACCGGCGCGACCCTGCTGATGGCGTTCCTCGCGTCGGTGACGATCGGGGTCCTCTCCGGGATCGTTCCCGCGATCCGTTCCTCCCGGGTGAAGATCGTCGACGGCCTCCGGCAGGTGGTCTGAACGTGGCGATCCCGCTCAAGTACAACGTCCGGAACCTCTCGGTCCGGAAGGTTTCGACCGGGATGACCGTGTTCGTCATCGCGCTCGTCGTGATGGTGTTCCTGCTGGTCATGTCGCTCGCGGAGGGGATCAAGAAGACGCTGAC from the Thermoanaerobaculia bacterium genome contains:
- the lpdA gene encoding dihydrolipoyl dehydrogenase is translated as MSHVESRPRRKINLSANASYDFVVIGSGPGGYVAAIRASQLGLRTAIVEKDPVLGGVCTLRGCIPTKALLHAADVLEEARHGGDIGVVAKEIRFELSAAMKHKAKVVRQSSNGIGFLMKKNKIDVLTGFGSLLDAHTVSVKGESGETRLGAKFVVIATGSKPRALPIIPTDHQTVLDSDSILELTEVPKSLVVIGSGAVGVEFASMFSRFGAKTTIIEMLPRLVPIEDEEISRELASAFRKQGIASFVDTKVEKVEKAAAGVEVIARTSAGKTETIKAEKLLVAVGRQPLSQNLGLEALGIATERGYVRIDDRCRTSVPNVFAIGDVVPTPWLAHVASAEGVVAAETAAGAPTFPLNYDQIPGCTYCHPEIGSIGLTEAKARERGHDVVVGKFPFTASGKARCLDDTQGFVKIVSDRKYGEVLGVHIIGPTATELVAEAGAAMKLEATAEDLVRTIHAHPTLSEAVHEAAEAIADGHSIHI
- a CDS encoding ABC transporter ATP-binding protein translates to MASLISIEHLTKIYRRGAEEITVLQDLVLEVPEGEYVALMGPSGSGKTTLLNLIAGIDSPTRGRVIVAGTDIGRLSQTELARWRAETVGFIFQLYNLIPVLTAFENVELPLLLTHLSKKQRREHVETALSIVGLADRMKHYPRQLSGGQEQRVAIARAIVTDPKLLVADEPTGDLDAKSGEDVLTLMNRLNKEFGKTIVMVTHDPKAAAHAHRLVHLEKGVLVEQQSGESAGRARTAP
- a CDS encoding efflux RND transporter periplasmic adaptor subunit; this translates as MSLDRPAPADLSALRIHRDREPRKPVGMLIFFAILAVAIGAGIYVVASGVFTVRTVETVSAAVVTEGQAETILSATGYVEADTKADLSPKITSKVTALYVTEGDTVKKGQVLARLDRTDLDAQLADAKASWVNAQAELKRQKALLSEGLTPQSAVDSAIAAEASARAKVHYVEAQQDYAEIRAPFAGRVIAKRAHVGEAVSPYGAPGQGSSNGGAIVTLVDFSTLYVGADVNESNLGRLQPNQPAEIVLDAYPDHTYHGHLLQVIPTADRSKGTVKVKVAFEDPDAKILPEMSARVNFTAKKTTGTAAAKTRVTIPKSALANVDGRSGVYLVAGGRALFREIEPGAENSGQLEVRSGLQGGERLVAEPAKSGVRNGEKVKVKGD
- a CDS encoding ABC transporter permease: MKFFRLVWKNVFRKKTRTFLTMGSIVLVLVLIVILASLLKALEYDQNAGGNRIVVQHATGLANFMPLGYRQRIEQIPGVVAVAPEVWFGGIWKDDKPENFFGQLSTDPMVWPKIFDDYAIPADQVKTWQNERDAFIAGQELVNRYHWKLGDRIQIRGTYISLTLDLVLRGVYRSKDEANIFFHNEYLENSWIGTRGQTGIFYLKASSPSEVQPVTEAINRMFENSSAPTKAMSEQQFQLQFVEMLGNVKLIIRLISLAVLFVIVLIVANTMAMSARERVTEIAVLRALGFLRRQVLSIVLLEAVVLALLGGVVGVLLSLPMVHGIVEGLKHSPAATFTYNFKVTGATLLMAFLASVTIGVLSGIVPAIRSSRVKIVDGLRQVV